In Agromyces archimandritae, one genomic interval encodes:
- a CDS encoding ATP-binding protein, with translation MRKAMSLRMQMLLLQVVVVLVIVITAGLAALWMQSEQIREASRDRMIAVAQSVAQLPVVIDAYDDPDPAVTIQPLAELIRSASDVTYIVVTDADGVRFSHPNPDNIGEVASTPPDAVLTGDIYIGTQTGTLGESWRVKVPVHRDGEVIGQVSVGILESDIAEDFAGDATVLMLVLGAATLVAIVAAEGVTRLVRRRIYGLEPEDIRALLETRDAALHGIHEGLIAFDPQGRVSLCNDAAAALLAVDDPGSVVGSPVSSLADGGLVALVGETADTEPSPSAPQRIVLAGERALLARATPLRIRGEVAGTVVILMDRTEVDHALRQLAGAQSLAESLRAQQHEFANTLHTIGGLIDLGEADAARRVVERASDGGALTHATRDSGIGHPEVAALLLAKRARARELGVDLAVTPTSSLSDDVDGVDLVTVLGNLIDNALDAAGAHGRIEIDLEQTPDAVVIRVDDDGPGVAAADRDRVFDQGYSTKPGDRPRGYGLTLVARVASRRGGATTVADSPSGGARITARLPIVPTEVLR, from the coding sequence ATGAGGAAGGCGATGTCGCTCCGCATGCAGATGCTGCTGCTGCAGGTCGTCGTCGTCCTCGTCATCGTCATCACGGCGGGCCTGGCCGCCCTGTGGATGCAGAGCGAGCAGATCCGCGAGGCATCCCGTGACCGGATGATCGCCGTCGCCCAATCGGTCGCCCAGCTGCCGGTCGTGATCGATGCGTACGACGACCCCGACCCCGCCGTGACCATCCAGCCGCTGGCCGAGCTCATCCGCAGCGCCTCGGACGTGACCTACATCGTCGTCACCGATGCCGACGGCGTCCGCTTCTCGCATCCGAACCCGGACAACATCGGCGAGGTCGCGTCGACGCCGCCGGATGCCGTGCTCACCGGCGATATCTACATCGGCACCCAGACCGGAACGCTCGGCGAGTCGTGGCGCGTCAAAGTGCCCGTGCACCGTGACGGGGAGGTGATCGGCCAGGTCTCCGTCGGGATCCTCGAGTCCGACATCGCCGAGGACTTCGCGGGCGATGCCACGGTGCTCATGCTCGTGCTCGGTGCCGCCACCCTGGTCGCGATCGTCGCCGCCGAAGGGGTCACGCGACTGGTGCGGCGGCGCATCTACGGCCTCGAGCCGGAAGACATCCGCGCGCTCCTGGAGACCCGCGACGCGGCCCTCCACGGCATCCACGAGGGCCTCATCGCGTTCGATCCGCAGGGGCGCGTCTCACTCTGCAACGATGCGGCCGCGGCCCTGCTCGCCGTCGACGACCCGGGATCCGTGGTCGGCTCCCCCGTCTCCTCCCTCGCCGACGGCGGACTCGTCGCGCTCGTCGGCGAGACCGCCGACACCGAGCCGTCGCCCTCCGCCCCGCAGCGGATCGTCCTGGCGGGCGAGCGCGCGCTGCTCGCCCGGGCGACGCCCCTCCGCATCCGCGGCGAGGTCGCCGGCACCGTGGTGATCCTCATGGACCGCACCGAGGTCGATCATGCGCTGCGGCAACTGGCCGGCGCCCAGAGCCTCGCCGAGAGCCTGCGCGCGCAGCAGCACGAGTTCGCGAACACCCTGCACACGATCGGCGGGCTCATCGATCTCGGCGAAGCGGATGCGGCACGCCGGGTCGTCGAACGCGCAAGCGACGGCGGTGCGCTGACGCACGCGACCCGGGATTCCGGGATCGGGCACCCCGAAGTCGCCGCGCTCCTGCTCGCCAAACGCGCCCGCGCCCGCGAGCTCGGGGTGGACCTGGCGGTCACCCCGACCTCCTCCCTCTCCGACGACGTCGACGGCGTCGACCTCGTCACGGTGCTCGGCAACCTGATCGACAACGCGCTCGATGCCGCCGGCGCGCACGGGCGGATCGAGATCGATCTCGAGCAGACCCCGGATGCCGTCGTCATCCGCGTCGACGACGACGGGCCCGGCGTCGCCGCCGCCGACCGCGACCGGGTGTTCGACCAGGGTTACTCCACGAAGCCCGGCGACCGTCCGCGCGGGTACGGGCTCACGCTCGTCG
- a CDS encoding Bug family tripartite tricarboxylate transporter substrate binding protein, whose product MSPQPIIRRIAFGGIAAVAALALAACSGGGSADAGSSAIDSVDIIVPADPGGGWDQTGRALGQAATGSGTVKSAPVSNIGGAGGTVGLASLATEKDPNTLMITGSVMVGAVETNASADRIEDMTPIAKLTEEPLVVVVPADSPYESIGDLLDGWVEEGAGMAITGGSAGGIDHILAGMLLLEAGVTADEVPDTLNYIANSGGGEALTMLLGGQVDAGISGVGEFAEQVEAGKLRALAVSSGEPAELLPDVPTLTDEGVAIELTNWRGLIAPGGIGDDEKAALVETVDAIHSSDEWTELVETNGWTDAYLTGSDFDEFLAADIATTQETLHTIGLLE is encoded by the coding sequence ATGTCACCGCAGCCCATCATCCGTCGCATCGCATTCGGCGGTATCGCCGCCGTCGCCGCGCTCGCGCTCGCCGCCTGCTCGGGCGGCGGATCCGCCGATGCAGGATCGTCCGCGATCGACTCGGTCGACATCATCGTGCCGGCAGACCCGGGCGGCGGCTGGGACCAGACCGGGCGCGCCCTCGGGCAGGCGGCGACCGGCTCGGGCACGGTCAAGTCGGCGCCCGTCAGCAACATCGGCGGTGCGGGCGGCACCGTGGGCCTCGCGTCGCTGGCCACCGAGAAGGACCCGAACACGCTGATGATCACCGGCAGCGTCATGGTCGGCGCCGTCGAGACGAACGCGTCGGCCGACCGCATCGAAGACATGACGCCGATCGCGAAGCTCACCGAGGAGCCGCTCGTCGTCGTCGTCCCGGCCGACTCGCCCTATGAGAGCATCGGCGACCTGCTCGACGGCTGGGTCGAGGAGGGTGCCGGCATGGCGATCACCGGCGGCTCGGCCGGCGGCATCGACCACATCCTCGCAGGCATGCTGCTGCTCGAAGCCGGCGTCACCGCCGACGAGGTGCCCGACACCCTGAACTACATCGCGAACTCCGGCGGCGGCGAAGCCCTCACGATGCTGCTCGGCGGCCAGGTCGACGCCGGCATCTCGGGCGTCGGCGAGTTCGCCGAGCAGGTCGAGGCCGGCAAGCTCCGGGCGCTCGCGGTCTCATCCGGCGAACCGGCCGAGCTGCTCCCGGACGTGCCCACCCTCACCGACGAGGGCGTCGCGATCGAACTCACCAACTGGCGCGGCCTGATCGCACCCGGCGGCATCGGCGACGACGAGAAGGCGGCGCTCGTCGAGACCGTGGACGCCATCCACTCGAGCGATGAGTGGACGGAACTGGTCGAGACGAACGGCTGGACCGACGCCTACCTGACGGGGTCGGACTTCGACGAGTTCCTCGCCGCCGACATCGCGACCACGCAGGAGACCCTGCACACGATCGGTCTGCTCGAATGA
- a CDS encoding tripartite tricarboxylate transporter TctB family protein — translation MTSSPDIAGAAGAEARARRTGELVFVGVLFAFAVFALALSFTIREPIGSSNVLGARVLPIIVTVFMAVTSAIAFIAVLRGDVGEADEGEDVDPDVRTSWRTVLFIVLAFASLIVVIPLAGWPLAVVVLFTCSSLALGGKSWWKAALIGLGLGLLTQILFGTLLGLSLPAFGDYLPEVFGG, via the coding sequence ATGACGTCCTCCCCGGACATCGCCGGTGCGGCGGGCGCGGAAGCACGCGCCCGCCGCACCGGCGAACTCGTCTTCGTCGGGGTGCTGTTCGCGTTCGCGGTGTTCGCGCTCGCCCTGAGCTTCACGATCCGCGAGCCGATCGGCTCGTCGAACGTGCTCGGCGCCCGCGTGCTGCCGATCATCGTGACCGTGTTCATGGCGGTCACCTCGGCGATCGCGTTCATCGCCGTGCTGCGCGGCGACGTCGGCGAAGCAGACGAGGGCGAAGACGTCGACCCGGACGTGCGCACCTCGTGGCGGACCGTGCTGTTCATCGTGCTCGCCTTCGCCTCGCTGATCGTGGTGATCCCGCTCGCGGGGTGGCCCCTGGCGGTCGTCGTCCTCTTCACCTGCTCCTCGCTCGCGCTCGGCGGGAAGAGCTGGTGGAAAGCCGCGCTGATCGGCCTCGGCCTCGGCCTGCTCACGCAGATCCTGTTCGGAACGCTGCTCGGGCTCTCCCTGCCGGCGTTCGGCGACTACCTGCCGGAGGTGTTCGGTGGATAG
- a CDS encoding tripartite tricarboxylate transporter permease: MDSVQLLIDGFAQALQPQYLMFAFLGAILGTAVGVLPGIGPAMTVALLLPLTYTLDVTSAIIMFAGIYYGGMYGGSTTSILLNTPGESASIVTALEGNKMARMGRATAALATAAIGSFIAGTLATVLLTLAAPWIADFAVTLGPADYFALMVLAFLTVGALLSGSAVRGLISLSLGLFLGLVGTDTLTGQARFTFGIPNLGDGIDVVIIAVGLFAVGEALYVGSRLRHGALPLIPVSGKWRTWMTRNDWKRSWKPWLRGTAIGFPIGSVPAGGADVATFLSYATERKLAEEPYKKQFGKGAIEGVAGPEAANNAAAAGVLVPLLTLGLPTTATAAIIISAFQTYGIRPGPLLFETQPALVWALIASLYIGNVVLVILNLPLVGIWAKVLQIPRPYLYSGILVFAGLGAYAANFTVFDIGVLLVLGIIGFLMRRHGYPVSPMVVGAILGPMAEEQLRKAMAISQGDPIILVQGAPSIVIYAALAVFLVGGLWLKRRRRRFEEVDMAADTDTSTMHAVEADIEAETRRD, from the coding sequence GTGGATAGCGTCCAGCTGCTCATCGACGGATTCGCCCAGGCGCTGCAGCCGCAGTACCTGATGTTCGCGTTCCTCGGCGCCATCCTCGGCACCGCGGTGGGCGTACTGCCGGGCATCGGTCCGGCCATGACGGTGGCCCTGCTGCTGCCGCTCACCTACACGCTCGACGTCACCAGCGCGATCATCATGTTCGCCGGGATCTACTACGGCGGCATGTACGGCGGATCCACGACGTCGATCCTGCTCAACACCCCCGGCGAGTCCGCCTCGATCGTGACGGCCCTCGAGGGCAACAAGATGGCGCGGATGGGCCGCGCGACGGCGGCACTGGCGACGGCGGCGATCGGCTCGTTCATCGCCGGAACGCTCGCGACCGTCCTGCTGACCCTGGCGGCGCCGTGGATCGCGGACTTCGCGGTCACCCTCGGCCCCGCCGACTACTTCGCCCTGATGGTCCTCGCCTTCCTGACGGTCGGCGCGCTGTTGTCCGGCAGCGCCGTCCGCGGGCTGATCTCGCTGTCGCTCGGCCTGTTCCTCGGACTGGTCGGCACGGATACCCTCACCGGTCAGGCACGGTTCACCTTCGGCATCCCGAACCTCGGCGACGGGATCGACGTCGTGATCATCGCCGTGGGCCTGTTCGCGGTCGGCGAGGCGCTCTACGTCGGGTCGCGACTGCGGCACGGAGCGCTGCCGCTGATCCCCGTGTCGGGGAAGTGGCGCACGTGGATGACCCGGAACGACTGGAAGCGGTCGTGGAAGCCGTGGCTGCGCGGCACCGCGATCGGCTTCCCCATCGGGTCGGTGCCGGCCGGCGGTGCGGATGTGGCGACGTTCCTGTCGTACGCGACCGAGCGCAAGCTCGCCGAGGAGCCGTACAAGAAGCAGTTCGGCAAGGGCGCCATCGAAGGCGTGGCCGGACCGGAAGCGGCCAACAACGCGGCCGCCGCCGGCGTCCTGGTGCCGCTGCTGACGCTCGGGCTGCCGACGACGGCGACCGCGGCGATCATCATCTCCGCGTTCCAGACCTACGGGATCCGCCCCGGGCCGCTGCTCTTCGAGACGCAGCCGGCCCTGGTGTGGGCCCTCATCGCGAGCCTCTACATCGGCAACGTGGTGCTCGTCATCCTGAACCTGCCGCTGGTCGGCATCTGGGCGAAGGTGCTGCAGATCCCGCGGCCGTACCTCTACTCGGGCATCCTCGTCTTCGCCGGCCTCGGTGCGTATGCGGCGAACTTCACCGTCTTCGACATCGGGGTGCTGCTCGTGCTCGGCATCATCGGCTTCCTGATGCGCCGGCACGGGTACCCGGTCTCGCCGATGGTGGTCGGGGCGATCCTGGGGCCGATGGCCGAGGAGCAGTTGCGCAAGGCGATGGCGATCAGCCAGGGCGACCCGATCATCCTGGTGCAGGGCGCCCCGTCGATCGTGATCTACGCGGCCCTGGCGGTGTTCCTCGTCGGCGGCCTCTGGCTCAAGCGGCGTCGACGTCGCTTCGAGGAGGTCGATATGGCGGCCGACACCGACACGAGCACGATGCACGCCGTCGAGGCCGACATCGAGGCGGAGACCCGGCGCGACTGA
- a CDS encoding MmcQ/YjbR family DNA-binding protein yields the protein MPTLDDVRRIAAELPGSEERTSSSGASWLVRRKPYAWECRPWPSIPDDIREIVARELVVSVMVERPIDALALVQMEPAVFLRTTTPWNEPKVSFRMAGIELDHLAELVTEAWRVQAPKYLRREFDGEG from the coding sequence GTGCCCACCCTGGATGATGTGCGCCGCATCGCCGCCGAGCTGCCCGGCAGCGAGGAGCGGACGTCGAGCAGCGGCGCCTCATGGCTCGTCCGCCGCAAACCGTACGCATGGGAATGCCGCCCGTGGCCGAGCATCCCCGACGACATCCGCGAGATCGTCGCACGCGAACTCGTCGTCTCGGTGATGGTCGAGCGGCCCATCGACGCCCTCGCCCTCGTGCAGATGGAGCCGGCGGTGTTCCTCCGCACCACCACGCCGTGGAACGAACCGAAGGTCTCGTTCCGCATGGCCGGCATCGAGCTCGATCACCTCGCCGAACTCGTCACCGAGGCCTGGCGCGTGCAGGCGCCGAAGTACCTGCGCCGGGAGTTCGACGGGGAGGGGTGA
- a CDS encoding type II toxin-antitoxin system VapC family toxin, with translation MTVLTAFDADVLIYTANAGHPLGRRILPLFDTVDEAPIGIGSTLLLPEVLAKPVRRDPESAEAAALLGLIARLELRPFDEATARLATVLAADYGLRAADAAHLATAVVAGADRFLTNNTKDFPRTITDIEVVYPADLPDPG, from the coding sequence ATGACCGTGCTCACGGCCTTCGACGCCGACGTTCTGATCTACACGGCGAACGCCGGCCATCCGCTCGGGCGACGCATCCTTCCCCTCTTCGACACGGTCGACGAGGCGCCTATCGGCATCGGATCGACGCTCCTGCTGCCGGAGGTGCTTGCGAAGCCGGTGCGACGCGATCCCGAATCGGCGGAGGCGGCTGCCCTGCTCGGTCTCATCGCGCGCCTCGAACTGCGCCCGTTCGACGAGGCGACCGCCCGCCTGGCGACGGTGCTGGCCGCCGACTACGGGCTCCGCGCCGCCGATGCCGCCCACCTCGCGACCGCGGTCGTCGCCGGCGCCGACCGCTTCCTCACGAACAACACGAAGGACTTCCCCCGCACGATCACCGACATCGAGGTCGTCTACCCGGCCGACCTGCCCGACCCGGGCTGA
- a CDS encoding type II toxin-antitoxin system Phd/YefM family antitoxin, whose translation MSAVSASEARQSLPAQLDRVERGEEIEITRHGRVVAVLVSPDALRLRRSSERTARADELGTRLEQSRRQPVRPVAANRRRIDRLAQAVRDDRAPR comes from the coding sequence ATGTCTGCCGTATCGGCCTCGGAGGCCCGCCAATCCCTGCCGGCGCAACTCGACCGTGTCGAGCGCGGCGAGGAGATCGAGATCACGCGGCACGGCCGAGTGGTCGCCGTGCTCGTGAGCCCCGACGCTCTGCGCCTTCGCCGGTCTTCCGAGCGGACAGCACGTGCGGACGAACTCGGAACCCGCCTCGAGCAGAGCAGGCGGCAGCCGGTGCGCCCCGTTGCCGCCAACCGTCGCCGCATCGATCGCCTCGCGCAGGCGGTGCGCGACGACCGCGCACCGCGATGA
- a CDS encoding DUF6518 family protein produces the protein MTSAPPRASARASARPALRTVGRLAAAFAIALVLGALTSFGQAALPDALASLANSAGGWTIPTAIVVGLLARGRGEAAVGGALAFVALTLGYALASTARGFPFDPLAWSLIGVVAGPVVGLSAFALRRPRRRAAGAAILGGILLGEGVYGLTVVSETTSPVWWWIELALGAALALAVALAALGRRRLGDAILAAGGAVLVAAAFWAAFSALPLIWG, from the coding sequence ATGACCTCTGCGCCGCCCCGGGCATCGGCCCGGGCATCCGCCCGCCCGGCTCTGCGCACCGTCGGCCGGCTGGCCGCCGCCTTCGCGATCGCCCTCGTGCTGGGCGCACTGACGTCGTTCGGGCAGGCGGCGCTGCCGGACGCCCTGGCGTCCTTGGCGAACTCGGCAGGCGGATGGACCATCCCCACGGCGATCGTCGTCGGCCTGCTCGCGCGCGGTCGCGGCGAGGCCGCGGTCGGCGGTGCGCTCGCGTTCGTCGCCCTCACGCTCGGCTACGCGCTGGCATCCACCGCGCGCGGCTTCCCCTTCGATCCGCTCGCGTGGAGCCTCATCGGCGTCGTCGCCGGGCCCGTCGTCGGCCTGTCGGCGTTCGCCCTGCGACGGCCTCGCCGCCGTGCGGCCGGCGCCGCGATCCTCGGCGGCATCCTCCTCGGCGAGGGCGTGTACGGCCTCACCGTCGTCTCCGAGACGACGAGCCCGGTGTGGTGGTGGATCGAACTCGCCCTCGGTGCCGCGCTCGCACTGGCCGTGGCTCTTGCCGCACTCGGCCGGCGCCGCCTCGGCGACGCGATCCTGGCCGCCGGCGGCGCCGTGCTCGTCGCCGCCGCGTTCTGGGCCGCCTTCAGCGCCCTGCCGCTGATCTGGGGGTAG